ATCATGAGCAAAAGAGCAAAAATTATCTTAGGAATAGTAGCACTATTATTTGTAGTCATCCTAATTTGGTTAGGGAAGAAAAATCAAAAAAGTGTGGTAACCTATGAAACAGAAAAACCATTTAAAACAACAATCGTAAAAAAAGCAGTAGCTACAGGAAAAGTGGTTCCGTTAGAAGAAGTTGAAATCAAACCTCAAATTGCAGGAATTATAGACAAAATTGTAGTAGAAGAGGGGGCTATTGTAAAAGCAGGAGACTTATTAGCAACGGTAAGAGTTGTGCCAAATGAACAATCGTTACAAAGTGCTAGAGGAAGAATAAACTCAGTACAAATTCAATTAAATAATGCTAAAACTCAATACGATAGAAACAAGAAACTTTTTGATAATGGAGTAATTTCTAGTCAAGAGTTTGAGGCATCTCAATTATCATACAATCAAGCAAAAAATGATTTGAGAAATGCTCAAAACGATTACCAAATCATAAAAAAAGGATCTGTAGGTTCTGCCGGAGCTAATACAAATATTAGAGCAACAACATCAGGTATGGTTGTAGAAATTCCTGTAAAAAAAGGATACCAAGTTATTCAATCAAACAATTTTAATGAAGGAACTACCATTGCAACGATTGCCGATATGGAAAAAATGATTTTTGAAGGACAAGTTGACGAATCAGAAGTAGGTAAATTAGTAAAAGGTTCAAACATAGAAGTTTCATTAGGAGCTATTGAAAACAAAAAATTTCCTGCAATATTAAACTTTATAGCACCAAAAGGAACTGAAGAAAATGGAGCTGTACAATTTAAAATTAAGGCTGATGTAAAACTTGACAATAATTATTTTGTAAGAGCTGGTTATAGTGCTAATGCAGACATAGTTTTAGAAAAGAAAGACAGTGTTTTATCTATTAAAGAATCATTATTACGTTTTGACAAGAAAACAGAAGAACCGTATGTAGAAGTAAAAAAAGGTGAAGATGAGTTTGAGAAGCGTGAGTTAAAATTAGGAGTTTCAGACGGGGTAAACATTGAAGTATTAGAAGGTGTAACTACAGAAGATGAAATTAAAATCTGGAACAAAGCATCAAAAGACGATGAGAAAAAAGATTAATAATATTTAAATTATTGATTTACAGTGTTAAAGCAGTTCTTTTAGGAGCTGCTTTTTTACTTTTAAGGAATAAAATAACACACTCATATCTAAAAAGGCGTCATTTAAGGAAGTTAAAACTAAAAAGGCTTTTTTGTTCTAGATATTTGAAGTGCTCAAAGTAAAAATGAGCATTTAATTTAATTTTTTGGGGAAAATTAAATTATTCTTTAAGGGGTAAAAGCAGCTTTTAAAAGCTGCTTTTTTTTAAGAAATATTATTAACCTTTATAAAAAGGTAACTTCACTACTTTAGCAGGAATTTGTTTTTTACGAACTTGGATAAAAATATCACTATCAACTTTAGAGTTTTCAATAGTAACATATCCTAATCCAATTCCTTTTCCTAACGACGGACTCATCGTTCCTGAAGTAACACGACCAATATTGTTTCCATCGGTATCAACAATTTCGTAATTATGACGAGGAACACCACGCTCAGTTAATTCAAATGCAACTAATTTACGAGTAACACCCGCTTCTTTTTGAGCTTTTAAAGCTTCAGCATTTACAAAGTCTTTCGTAAACTTAGTAATCCATCCTAAGCCAGCTTCTAAAGGAGAGGTCGTATCGTCAATATCGTTACCATATAAGCAATATCCCATTTCTAAACGTAAAGTATCACGAGCAGCCAACCCAATAGGCTTAACTCCCCAATCTTTACCAGCTTCAAAAACCTTGTTCCAAAGTTGTTCAACATCTTCATTTTTTACATATACTTCAAATCCACCAGAACCAGTATATCCAGTAGCAGAAACTACTACATTCGGAATTCCAGCAAAATCAGTGATTTCAAAAGTATAGAATTTAATATTCGATAAATCAACTGAAGTTAACGATTGCATTGCTTCTGCAGCTTTAGGACCTTGAATAGCCAATAACGACCAATCTTCAGAACGATTTTCCATTTCAACATTCAAATCGTTATGTTGAGAAATCCAGTTCCAATCTTTTTCAATATTAGAAGCATTTACTACTAACATGTATTCATTTTCAGCAATCATGTAAATAATTAAATCATCTACAATTCCTCCATCTGCATTAGGCATACAGCTATATTGCGCTTTACCAGGAACTAATTTAGAAGCGTCGTTAGAAGATATTTTTTGAATTAAAGCCAATGCATTTTCTCCTTTTAAAAAGAACTCTCCCATATGACTTACATCAAAAACACCAACTCCTTT
The nucleotide sequence above comes from Tenacibaculum singaporense. Encoded proteins:
- a CDS encoding efflux RND transporter periplasmic adaptor subunit; this translates as MSKRAKIILGIVALLFVVILIWLGKKNQKSVVTYETEKPFKTTIVKKAVATGKVVPLEEVEIKPQIAGIIDKIVVEEGAIVKAGDLLATVRVVPNEQSLQSARGRINSVQIQLNNAKTQYDRNKKLFDNGVISSQEFEASQLSYNQAKNDLRNAQNDYQIIKKGSVGSAGANTNIRATTSGMVVEIPVKKGYQVIQSNNFNEGTTIATIADMEKMIFEGQVDESEVGKLVKGSNIEVSLGAIENKKFPAILNFIAPKGTEENGAVQFKIKADVKLDNNYFVRAGYSANADIVLEKKDSVLSIKESLLRFDKKTEEPYVEVKKGEDEFEKRELKLGVSDGVNIEVLEGVTTEDEIKIWNKASKDDEKKD
- the gcvT gene encoding glycine cleavage system aminomethyltransferase GcvT is translated as MKNTALSHVHEALGAKMVPFAGYNMPVQYEGVTAEHETVRKGVGVFDVSHMGEFFLKGENALALIQKISSNDASKLVPGKAQYSCMPNADGGIVDDLIIYMIAENEYMLVVNASNIEKDWNWISQHNDLNVEMENRSEDWSLLAIQGPKAAEAMQSLTSVDLSNIKFYTFEITDFAGIPNVVVSATGYTGSGGFEVYVKNEDVEQLWNKVFEAGKDWGVKPIGLAARDTLRLEMGYCLYGNDIDDTTSPLEAGLGWITKFTKDFVNAEALKAQKEAGVTRKLVAFELTERGVPRHNYEIVDTDGNNIGRVTSGTMSPSLGKGIGLGYVTIENSKVDSDIFIQVRKKQIPAKVVKLPFYKG